GAGCATGATCGCCATGTTTCTCAAGCCGCATCTGATTGACCATCGGGTCGAAGGCTCAATCCTCTTCTTTTTGACCCTGCCGGTTCTTTTCTATTCCGGTCGGGATATTTTTGCCGATGCCTGGCTTCAAACCCGTCATTGGCGCGCCAATATGAATTCCCTGATAGCGCTTGGCTCACTGGCGGCTTTCCTGTATAGTAGTTACCTGGTGCTGGATATTCTCTATTTCAAAAAGCTAACGGAGTTTCACTTCTATTTCGAGACGGCGGCGGCAATTGTGACTTTGATTCTCTTGGGGCGATTTTTGGAGAGCCGTGCCAAAGGAAAGGCCCGCGATGCAATCGGTTCTCTGCTGCGCCTTCGCCCCGAAAAGGCCACCGCCATAGTCGAGGGAACGGAGACGGAAGTGCCTGTTTCCGCTATCCAGCCGGGGATGATAATGCTGGTTCGGGCGGGCGGGAGAATTCCTGCCGATGGAAATATTATTGACGGTGAACCATCCATAGATGAATCGATGTTGACCGGGGAATCAGTGCCGGTCGATAAGCGGGTTGGTGATAGTGTTATCGGCGGTTCGGTCAACGGCAACCGGGCGTTCCGGTTTGAGGTGACCGGCACCGGTGATAATACTTTCCTGGCCGGAATAATCCGGCTTGTCTCGGAGGCTCAAAATCGCAAGGCGCCGGTACAGAAACTGGCGGACAAGATCGCCGGGATTTTTGTTCCGATTGTACTTCTGATCGCCATATTGACTTTTGTCCTCTGGTTCATTTTTGATCGCAGCAGCTCAATGCTTCTCACGGCCCCGGTGGCGGTACTTATCATTGCCTGTCCCTGCGCGCTGGGACTGGCGACGCCGACCGCCATACTGACGGGCACCGGGCGGGCGGCAAGACGCGGAATTTATATTCGCGGCGGCGATATTCTGGAGCGGACAGTTAAAGCCGACTATGTCATTTTCGACAAGACCGGCACTCTGACCGAGGGACGATTTGAGGTAGCCGATTTTAAGAGCGCCGGAAATATCAAGGATGAGTTTCTTTTCCAGATGGCCGCTTCGGCCGAAGCGGGGTCTTCACATCCGCTGGCCAATGCCATTGTGGAAAAAGCACGGTCGCTGGATATCAAACTTATCTCGGTCAAAAATCTTATGGAATTTCCCGGATTCGGGCTGAAGGGGCAGGTCAATGGGTCAACGGTCATAGTCGGCAATGCAGCGACCATGGAAAAGGATGAAATCTCTCTGGAGGAATTGCGCGAGGCGGCCAATGAGGAGATGACCAAAGGTAGAACGGTGGTTTTTGTTGCGCGCGATAAAATCCTGCTTGGTTATTTTGCTCTGGCCGACCGGATGAAAGATGAAGCGCCCGAAGTGGTGGCCAGGCTCAAGCAGGATGGCCGCAAAGTTATCATGCTGACCGGGGATAATTACCGCACGGCCAAAGGGGTATCGGCGCTTCTGGGAATTGATAAATATGAAGCGGGAATCAAACCGAATGAAAAATCGACCATTGTCGAAACTTTCCGGCGAGCCGGGAATACGGTTATTATGGTCGGTGACGGTATCAATGATGCACCGGCGCTGGCCGCCGCCGATATTGGGGTGGCGCTGGGATCCGGCACTGATGTGGCAATGGAATCGGCCGATATTATTCTGGTCCGGAATGACCTCCGTTCCCTTCTCGAGGCGCTCGAAATCTCAAAATTGACTTTCAAAACCATCAAGCAAAATCTTTTCTGGGCTTTTTTCTATAATGTTGTCGCCATACCGATTGCGGCGGGGGTATTGTATCCTCTCTTTGGTTTCGGACTTTCCCCGGTAATAGCGGCGGCGGCAATGTCGTTTTCCTCCGTTTTTGTCGTGACCAATTCGCTTCGATTGCTTAAGGTAAAGACCGCGGCCACATAATAAATATATTGCCGGAGCCGCGAATCAGAAAGCCCTGTCCGTTTCGACCATGTGGGATGGTAAAAGAGGGCTCTATTGCCGTGGGTCAGGCCATGAGAAAAATCGCGATGGATATGGATGATGGAACCAAAGTAACTTATATTCCCATTTAATATGGTTTCGCTAATTATCGGTCTGGGGAATATCGGGGAAGAATATTTCCACACCCGGCATAATCTGGGATTTGACCTTCTGGCAATACTTTGCGAGAAATGGCAGATAAGGCCGGGTCTGGGTTCGGGAGATTATTTTATAGCGGAAAAGGAGATTGAAACCGGTCTTATCAGGCTGGTCTGGCCTACCACTTTCATGAACAATTCGGGCCTGGCAG
The nucleotide sequence above comes from Candidatus Zixiibacteriota bacterium. Encoded proteins:
- a CDS encoding heavy metal translocating P-type ATPase; this translates as QGVKIAQVNYALGTAAVNFEPDKVDEKSILESITNLGYSPHLAENGEDVFAGELSSARRNFMSALIFALPVIILSMIAMFLKPHLIDHRVEGSILFFLTLPVLFYSGRDIFADAWLQTRHWRANMNSLIALGSLAAFLYSSYLVLDILYFKKLTEFHFYFETAAAIVTLILLGRFLESRAKGKARDAIGSLLRLRPEKATAIVEGTETEVPVSAIQPGMIMLVRAGGRIPADGNIIDGEPSIDESMLTGESVPVDKRVGDSVIGGSVNGNRAFRFEVTGTGDNTFLAGIIRLVSEAQNRKAPVQKLADKIAGIFVPIVLLIAILTFVLWFIFDRSSSMLLTAPVAVLIIACPCALGLATPTAILTGTGRAARRGIYIRGGDILERTVKADYVIFDKTGTLTEGRFEVADFKSAGNIKDEFLFQMAASAEAGSSHPLANAIVEKARSLDIKLISVKNLMEFPGFGLKGQVNGSTVIVGNAATMEKDEISLEELREAANEEMTKGRTVVFVARDKILLGYFALADRMKDEAPEVVARLKQDGRKVIMLTGDNYRTAKGVSALLGIDKYEAGIKPNEKSTIVETFRRAGNTVIMVGDGINDAPALAAADIGVALGSGTDVAMESADIILVRNDLRSLLEALEISKLTFKTIKQNLFWAFFYNVVAIPIAAGVLYPLFGFGLSPVIAAAAMSFSSVFVVTNSLRLLKVKTAAT